From the Ctenopharyngodon idella isolate HZGC_01 chromosome 3, HZGC01, whole genome shotgun sequence genome, one window contains:
- the slc25a17 gene encoding peroxisomal membrane protein PMP34 isoform X2 — translation MFFHTRVSCMQSPGSVTAMTVFFPLDTARLRLQVDDKRKAKSTPAILSEIIKEEGLLAPYRGWFPVICSLCCSNFVYFYCFHSLKATWLQGQRSTPGRDLIIGIAAGVVNVLVTTPLWVVNTRLKLQGAKFRNEDIQPTHYKGIMDAFVQIIQQEGAGALWNGTFPSLLLVLNPAVQFMIYEGLKRHLLRGVNRELSSVEVFLIGAIAKAIATTITYPLQTVQSVLRFGQHGQPADQSKLLNSLRSVMYLLINRIRKWGMLGLFKGLEAKLLQTVLTAALMFLLYEKIANTTFRVMGVKRTVTSH, via the exons ATGTTTTTTCATACGAGAGTCTCGTGCATGCAGTCGCCG GGCAGTGTTACAGCAATGACTGTTTTCTTTCCTCTTGACACAGCTCGGCTCCGGCTGCAAG TTGATGACAAGCGGAAAGCCAAATCTACTCCAGCCATTCTGTCAGAGATCATCAAGGAGGAGGGTCT gtTAGCTCCATATAGAGGCTGGTTTCCAGTAATCTGCAGCCTCTGTTGCTCAAACTTCGTCTACTTCTATTGTTTCCATAGTCTAAAGGCCACCTGGCTGCAAGGTCAGAGGTCAACGCCAGGGCGAGACCTCATCATTGGCATTGCTGCAG GTGTAGTGAATGTTCTTGTGACCACTCCACTCTGGGTCGTCAATACCAGACTGAAACTGCAGGGGGCGAAATTCAGAAATGAGGACATACAGCCCACACACTACAAAGGAATTATGG ATGCATTTGTACAGATCATACAGCAGGAAGGAGCGGGAGCGTTATGGAACGGGACGTTTCCCTCTCTACTGCTGGTGCTCAATCCAGCCGTGCAGTTCATGATCTACGAGGGTCTGAAAAGGCATCTCCTGAGGGGCGTGAACAGAGAG CTGTCCTCGGTGGAGGTGTTTCTCATTGGAGCCATTGCTAAAGCCATAGCAACCACCATAACCTACCCACTACAGACGGTTCAGTCTGTTCTACGG TTCGGACAGCACGGGCAACCGGCAGATCAATCCAAACTCCTGAATAGCCTGAGATCTGTCATGTATCTGCTCATCAATAGAATCAG GAAGTGGGGCATGCTGGGATTGTTTAAAGGCCTGGAGGCGAAGCTGCTTCAGACAGTCCTCACTGCCGCACTGATGTTCTTACTGTACGAGAAGATCGCCAACACCACCTTCAGGGTCATGGGGGTCAAACGCACAGTGACGTCCCACTGA
- the slc25a17 gene encoding peroxisomal membrane protein PMP34 isoform X1, translating to MGSKDMKLLDVFSYESLVHAVAGAVGSVTAMTVFFPLDTARLRLQVDDKRKAKSTPAILSEIIKEEGLLAPYRGWFPVICSLCCSNFVYFYCFHSLKATWLQGQRSTPGRDLIIGIAAGVVNVLVTTPLWVVNTRLKLQGAKFRNEDIQPTHYKGIMDAFVQIIQQEGAGALWNGTFPSLLLVLNPAVQFMIYEGLKRHLLRGVNRELSSVEVFLIGAIAKAIATTITYPLQTVQSVLRFGQHGQPADQSKLLNSLRSVMYLLINRIRKWGMLGLFKGLEAKLLQTVLTAALMFLLYEKIANTTFRVMGVKRTVTSH from the exons ATGGGATCTAAAGATATGAAACTCCTGGATGTTTTTTCATACGAGAGTCTCGTGCATGCAGTCGCCGGTGCGGTG GGCAGTGTTACAGCAATGACTGTTTTCTTTCCTCTTGACACAGCTCGGCTCCGGCTGCAAG TTGATGACAAGCGGAAAGCCAAATCTACTCCAGCCATTCTGTCAGAGATCATCAAGGAGGAGGGTCT gtTAGCTCCATATAGAGGCTGGTTTCCAGTAATCTGCAGCCTCTGTTGCTCAAACTTCGTCTACTTCTATTGTTTCCATAGTCTAAAGGCCACCTGGCTGCAAGGTCAGAGGTCAACGCCAGGGCGAGACCTCATCATTGGCATTGCTGCAG GTGTAGTGAATGTTCTTGTGACCACTCCACTCTGGGTCGTCAATACCAGACTGAAACTGCAGGGGGCGAAATTCAGAAATGAGGACATACAGCCCACACACTACAAAGGAATTATGG ATGCATTTGTACAGATCATACAGCAGGAAGGAGCGGGAGCGTTATGGAACGGGACGTTTCCCTCTCTACTGCTGGTGCTCAATCCAGCCGTGCAGTTCATGATCTACGAGGGTCTGAAAAGGCATCTCCTGAGGGGCGTGAACAGAGAG CTGTCCTCGGTGGAGGTGTTTCTCATTGGAGCCATTGCTAAAGCCATAGCAACCACCATAACCTACCCACTACAGACGGTTCAGTCTGTTCTACGG TTCGGACAGCACGGGCAACCGGCAGATCAATCCAAACTCCTGAATAGCCTGAGATCTGTCATGTATCTGCTCATCAATAGAATCAG GAAGTGGGGCATGCTGGGATTGTTTAAAGGCCTGGAGGCGAAGCTGCTTCAGACAGTCCTCACTGCCGCACTGATGTTCTTACTGTACGAGAAGATCGCCAACACCACCTTCAGGGTCATGGGGGTCAAACGCACAGTGACGTCCCACTGA
- the LOC127510200 gene encoding GTPase IMAP family member 7, giving the protein MDSKKTDEDVDESEEDGIDSEEDENDSAWDSSTSYATSEKLYENLHNVEETSASTNLHEELRIMLLGARGSGKSSTGNTILRCSAFKSDMQLNRVTQFCERASGNINGRPVAIIDTPGLNRIGRTEREVTREILKSISLYTPGPHVFLLVMPVGNLTNDDKSMHKLIESMFGESVWKYTIIVFTHGDRLEGKTANDVIAYSDKALRSFIHKCSGGFLFFNNKDTTNYEPVTELLKKVDTLVAINGKSCYTLSFYPAAERKIRKKMEKVLEMRKDQIAQKERELLVHCKTEQEVERIKQELWRMEENDARKMAENPAKKKLSIKLAKWHQDRQSSI; this is encoded by the exons ATGGACAGTAAGAAGACAGATGAAGATGTAGATGAGTCTGAGGAAGATGGGATTGACTCTGAGGAAGATGAGAATGATTCAGCATGGGACTCATCAACGAGCT ATGCAACATCTGAAAAACTGTATGAAAATTTGCATAATGTAGAGGAAACCAGTGCATCAACAAACTTACATG AGGAATTGCGCATCATGTTACTGGGGGCGAGGGGGTCTGGAAAAAGCTCAACTGGAAACACCATCCTCAGGTGCAGCGCTTTTAAATCGGACATGCAGCTGAACAGAGTCACACAGTTCTGTGAAAGAGCATCTGGAAACATCAACGGCCGGCCCGTGGCCATAATCGACACGCCGGGACTGAACAGGATCGGCCGTACAGAGAGGGAAGTGACCCGAGAGATCCTAAAGTCCATCTCTCTATATACTCCAGGACCGCATGTGTTTCTGCTGGTTATGCCTGTTGGGAACTTAACTAATGATGACAAAAGCATGCATAAGCTGATTGAGAGCATGTTTGGGGAGAGCGTCTGGAAGTACACCATCATTGTGTTCACTCACGGTGATCGTCTGGAGGGAAAGACGGCGAATGATGTTATCGCATACTCAGACAAGGCGCTACGCAGTTTTATTCATAAGTGCAGTGGTGGGTTTCTGTTTTTCAATAACAAGGACACGACAAACTACGAGCCTGTGACAGAACTCCTAAAGAAAGTCGATACCCTCGTGGCCATCAATGGAAAGAGCTGCTACACGTTGTCTTTCTACCCGGCCGCTGAGAGAAAGATCAGGAAGAAAATGGAGAAAGTTTTAGAGATGAGAAAAGACCAGATTGCACAGAAAGAGAGGGAGCTGCTGGTACACTGCAAAACTGAGCAGGAGGTGGAAAGAATAAAGCAGGAACTCTGGAGAATGGAAGAAAATGATGCAAGAAAAATGGCTGAGAATCCAgccaaaaaaaaactgtccATCAAACTAGCCAAATGGCACCAAGACCGACAGTCTTCCATCTAG